One genomic segment of Hordeum vulgare subsp. vulgare chromosome 2H, MorexV3_pseudomolecules_assembly, whole genome shotgun sequence includes these proteins:
- the LOC123427287 gene encoding patatin-like phospholipase domain-containing protein 4 encodes MLRASARGLCVGRRRDLMASLLAFSSSSSSAHPPKPSPPSTSPPPPPASASARASRFRLLLARAAARRDPEPAPPPQVASEKKSIAVRTGELFLGLSALFVRAGRETAPVEEVERREGVLWEQRPEDVEAERQRQRREVVTASPGFSFSAAGLLFPYHLGVAQYLLDKGYITERTPLAGSSAGAIICAVIASGNTMQEALQVTKILAEDCRSKGTAFRLGAVLKDVLEKFLPDDLHIRCNGRIRVAITQLSWRPRGLLVDQFDSKEDVINAVITSSFIPGYLAPRPATLFRNRLCIDGGLTLFMPPTSASQTVRICAFPAGRLGLQGIGISPDCNPENRATPRQLFNWALEPAEDEVLDKLYEHGYQDAAVWAEQNPPESTVKNEQLVTD; translated from the exons ATGCTTCGGGCGAGCGCACGCGGCCTCTGCGTCGGCCGCCGACGAGACCTCATGGCTTCCCTcctcgccttctcctcctcctcctcctccgcccaccCGCCCAAACCCTCGCCACCCTCCACCTCCCCCCCTCCGCCCCCGGCTTCCGCCTCCGCACGAGCGTCGCGCTTCCGCCTCCTACTCGCCCGCGCCGCCGCGCGCCGCGACCCCGAGCCGGCGCCGCCTCCGCAGGTCGCGAGCGAGAAGAAGTCAATTGCGGTGAGAACGGGGGAGCTGTTCTTGGGTCTTAGTGCGCTGTTCGTCCGCGCGGGGAGGGAGACGGcgccggtggaggaggtggagcggAGGGAGGGGGTGCTGTGGGAGCAGCGCCCGGAGGACGTCGAGGcggagcggcagcggcagcggaggGAGGTGGTGACGGCCAGCCCCGGGTTCAGCTTCTCAGCCGCCGGGCTTCTCTTCCCCTACCACCTCGGCGTCGCGCAATACCTCCTCGACAAAGGCTACATCACA GAAAGAACTCCGTTAGCTGGCTCATCAGCTGGTGCCATAATCTGTGCAGTGATTGCATCCGGGAACACAATGCAAGAGGCTCTTCAGGTGACCAAGATTCTAGCTGAAGACTGCCGGAGTAAAGGGACTGCCTTTCGCCTTGGG GCTGTACTCAAGGATGTTCTAGAAAAGTTTCTCCCAGACGATCTCCACATCAGGTGCAATGGAAGGATCCGTG TTGCTATTACTCAGTTGTCCTGGAGGCCTAGGGGCTTACTGGTCGACCAGTTTGACTCCAAGGAAGATGTGATTAATGCAGTTATTACATCTTCTTTTATTCCTGG ATACTTAGCTCCCAGGCCTGCGACTTTATTCCGTAACAGGCTATGCATTGATGGGGGCCTTACATTGTTTATGCCACCCACTTCTGCTTCTCAAACA GTTCGAATCTGCGCTTTCCCAGCCGGTAGACTAGGACTGCAAGGGATTGGTATTAGTCCAGACTGCAATCCGGAGAACAGAGCTACTCCACGTCAG CTGTTTAACTGGGCTCTGGAACCTGCTGAAGATGAAGTTCTCGACAAATTGTATGAGCATGGGTACCAGGATGCAGCTGTGTGGGCTGAGCAGAACCCTCCTGAGTCAACTGTGAAGAATGAGCAGCTCGTTACAGATTGA
- the LOC123427286 gene encoding pectin acetylesterase 3-like — MVKTRIGAVGPWALLALVLLLAGSCACVQAAGEQKNGGGRRRRTHRRSAAAVAGMMVPITFLNASVEKGAVCMDGTPAAYHLDPGSGAGNKSWIVNLEGGGWCNNARTCKFRTRSRHGSSNFMERQIAFTGIMSASPADNPDFHNWNRVKIRYCDSASFAGDAFDEATGLYFRGQRIWEEAIQHLLSIGMASADRALLTGCSAGGLAAILHCDQFGAFFAGRSTTVKCLADAGLFLDAVDVSGGRSLRSYYSDIVAMQGVAQHLPPTCTDHLDATSCFFPQNIIDSIKTPIFLLNAAYDVWQIEESLAPNKADPSRAWRACKFNRSACNASQIDFLQDFREQMVASVRVFSGSKSNGLFINSCFSHCQSELPATWNGTPAIQNKRIAKSVGDWYFGRAEVKAIDCPYPCDNTCRHII, encoded by the exons ATGGTGAAGACGAGGATCGGTGCCGTCGGGCCTTGGGCGCTTCTCGCTctggtcctcctcctcgccggcagctGCGCCTGCGTGCAGGCGGCGGGCGAGCAGAAGAACGGCGGtggcagaaggaggaggacgcaTCGACGGTCGGCGGCGGCCGTCGCGGGCATGATGGTGCCTATCACCTTCCTCAACGCCTCCGTCGAGAAGGGCGCCG TGTGCATGGATGGGACGCCGGCGGCTTACCACCTGGACCCGGGCTCCGGGGCAGGGAACAAGAGCTGGATCGTCAACCTCGAG GGAGGCGGGTGGTGCAACAACGCGAGGACGTGCAAGTTCCGGACAAGGAGCCGCCATGGCTCCTCCAACTTCATGGAGCGGCAGATAGCCTTCACCGGCATCATGAGCGCCAGCCCCGCCGACAATCCTG ATTTCCACAACTGGAACCGGGTGAAGATCCGCTACTGCGACAGCGCGTCCTTCGCCGGCGACGCCTTCGACGAG GCTACTGGGCTCTACTTCCGGGGGCAGCGGATCTGGGAGGAAGCCATCCAGCACCTCCTCTCCATCGGGATGGCGTCGGCCGACCGGGCGCTTCTCACCGGCTGCTCCGCCGGGGGGCTGGCGGCGATACTGCACTGCGACCAGTTCGGCGCCTTCTTCGCCGGCCGAAGCACCACCGTCAAGTGCCTCGCCGACGCAGGCCTCTTCCTCGACGC CGTGGATGTCTCCGGGGGCCGCAGCCTGAGATCATACTACAGCGACATTGTAGCCATGCAGGGGGTGGCTCAGCACCTCCCGCCGACCTGCACCGATCACCTCGACGCCACCTCG TGCTTCTTCCCTCAGAATATAATCGACAGCATCAAGACCCCTATCTTCTTGCTTAACGCAGCCTACGACGTCTGGCAG ATTGAGGAAAGCCTGGCCCCGAACAAGGCTGACCCCAGCCGCGCCTGGCGAGCCTGCAAGTTCAACCGCTCGGCCTGCAATGCGTCTCAGATAGACTTCCTGCAAG ATTTCAGGGAGCAGATGGTGGCGTCTGTGAGGGTCTTCTCCGGTTCCAAGAGCAACGGGCTCTTCATAAACTCGTGCTTCTCCCACTGCCAGTCCGAACTGCCAGCCACCTGGAATGGCACACCTGCCATTCAGAACAAG AGGATCGCGAAATCTGTCGGCGATTGGTACTTTGGCCGGGCCGAAGTGAAGGCGATCGATTGCCCATACCCCTGCGACAACACATGCCGCCACATCATATAA